The Streptomyces pactum genome contains a region encoding:
- a CDS encoding MIP/aquaporin family protein, with protein sequence MSNGDIFVGEIIGTAILILFGAGVCAAVTLRYSKARASGWVVIAFGWGFGVLAGAYTAAPLSGGHLNPAVTLGIAVDTGEWDKVWVYVLGQFVGAMIGAVLCYLTYFAQFQANVRKTGTTEGTADEPVPTLGIFSTIPEIRHPVANLVTEIIATVGLVLPILAFGLTEGLGESGTLVLIVSLLVVGIGLSLGGPTGYAINPTRDLGPRIVHTFLPIPNKGTSDWGYAWVPVVGPLIGGALAGLIYNVAF encoded by the coding sequence ATGAGCAACGGAGACATCTTCGTCGGCGAGATCATCGGTACCGCGATCCTCATCCTCTTCGGCGCGGGGGTCTGCGCCGCCGTGACTCTGAGGTACAGCAAGGCCCGGGCGTCGGGCTGGGTGGTGATCGCGTTCGGCTGGGGGTTCGGTGTCCTGGCGGGTGCGTACACCGCTGCCCCGCTCTCCGGCGGGCATCTCAATCCCGCCGTCACCCTGGGGATCGCCGTCGACACCGGCGAGTGGGACAAGGTCTGGGTCTATGTGCTGGGGCAGTTCGTCGGCGCGATGATCGGTGCCGTCCTGTGCTACCTCACGTACTTCGCCCAGTTCCAGGCGAACGTCCGCAAGACCGGCACCACCGAGGGCACGGCGGACGAGCCGGTCCCGACACTCGGGATCTTTTCGACCATCCCGGAGATCCGGCACCCGGTCGCCAACCTGGTCACCGAGATCATCGCGACCGTCGGGCTCGTCCTGCCGATCCTCGCCTTCGGACTGACCGAGGGACTCGGCGAGTCGGGGACGCTGGTGCTGATCGTGTCGCTGCTCGTCGTCGGTATCGGCCTCTCCCTCGGCGGGCCTACCGGCTATGCGATCAACCCCACCCGTGACCTCGGCCCGCGCATCGTGCACACCTTCCTGCCGATCCCGAACAAGGGCACCTCGGACTGGGGTTACGCCTGGGTCCCGGTGGTCGGCCCGCTGATCGGCGGAGCGCTCGCCGGGCTCATCTACAACGTGGCCTTCTGA
- a CDS encoding glycoside hydrolase family 31 protein, protein MDGRDLVRSMKAVGSARAAQGLLTVRAAWRRRRADAVGLPPRGAERARVPGPMQEVEPGPGGGVVRFSRSELRILVAVNGAVFWGWDGAGPEPSYALSGRCPQPDPRAVLEPDKDGGWRVVAERATVAVSRHGAIEVRTPGGVVLRRELPPRWWEPVGGGPARWTQRSEVAADARFFGLGGRAAGPRLQEGSYRLWNTGPGLPFAPGEDPLSVTMPVQLVVADAGTHLVFHDSSWDGTVTLREGEEGAGSGHDRLGRSVLRMDGGPLRCWVTVGTPARVLLAWASLTGAPAVPPAWALGHHHAPSGPRDEQEVRRTVTDYRERDLPLDAVHLDVGHLDGHQVFTVDEERFPKLPVLAEELRRDGIRLVSVVGPAVPVAPGNAVYDGGTSGDVFVREASGPVARGVGRPGEVVFPDFTHARVRKWWGGFYEERLGQGFAGFWHDLDEPTSFAAFGESTLPRSARHSLEGRGGDHREAHNVYALCMARAGYEGVRTLAPEKRPFVFSHSGWAGMQRYGGTWSGNVATGWPGLRASLSLVLGLGLCGVPYAGPDVGGAGGSPPPELYLRWLQLAAYLPLFRTHARPGLGEPWEFGAEVLEHARVALVERRRLLPYFVTLAHLTRRTGAPYVRPLWWSTPEERVLRDCEDAFLLGDCLLVAPVLAPGADRRAVRLPRGRWYDVVTERAYDGPAQVLVDAPLARIPVFARAGAVLPVRGEDGGPALEVWAPARGRTGGGLVVPDAGDGWVEPEIERYVSRWVGGRVVVEREGEDGVGEPSRPVHVRGLVERSDQM, encoded by the coding sequence ATGGACGGTCGTGACCTGGTGCGTTCGATGAAAGCGGTCGGTTCTGCGAGGGCGGCGCAGGGGTTGCTTACCGTACGGGCGGCATGGCGCAGGCGGCGGGCCGACGCCGTGGGGCTGCCGCCGCGGGGTGCGGAGCGCGCGCGGGTGCCGGGGCCCATGCAGGAGGTGGAACCCGGGCCCGGGGGCGGTGTCGTCCGGTTCAGCCGTTCGGAGCTGCGCATCCTCGTCGCCGTGAACGGGGCCGTGTTCTGGGGGTGGGACGGGGCCGGCCCGGAGCCGTCCTACGCGTTGTCCGGCCGCTGTCCGCAGCCGGATCCGCGGGCGGTGCTGGAGCCGGACAAGGACGGCGGCTGGCGGGTGGTGGCCGAGCGGGCGACGGTGGCGGTCTCCCGGCACGGCGCGATCGAGGTTCGTACGCCCGGGGGCGTGGTGCTGCGCCGTGAGCTGCCGCCTCGCTGGTGGGAGCCGGTCGGCGGCGGTCCGGCGCGCTGGACGCAGCGGTCGGAGGTCGCGGCGGACGCCCGGTTCTTCGGACTCGGCGGGCGGGCCGCGGGTCCTCGGCTTCAAGAGGGCTCGTACCGGCTGTGGAACACCGGTCCCGGTTTGCCGTTCGCTCCGGGTGAGGACCCGTTGTCGGTGACGATGCCGGTGCAGCTCGTGGTGGCCGACGCGGGGACGCATCTGGTTTTCCACGACAGTTCGTGGGACGGCACGGTGACGTTGCGGGAGGGCGAGGAGGGAGCGGGATCGGGGCACGACCGGCTCGGGCGGAGTGTGCTGCGGATGGACGGCGGTCCGCTGCGGTGCTGGGTGACGGTGGGCACCCCCGCGCGCGTGCTGCTCGCCTGGGCCTCGCTGACCGGGGCGCCCGCTGTGCCGCCGGCGTGGGCGCTCGGTCACCATCACGCGCCGTCGGGTCCTCGCGACGAGCAGGAGGTGCGGCGGACAGTCACCGACTATCGGGAGCGCGATCTGCCGCTCGACGCCGTTCACCTGGACGTCGGCCACCTCGACGGCCATCAGGTGTTCACCGTGGACGAGGAACGGTTCCCGAAGCTGCCCGTCCTCGCCGAGGAACTGCGGCGGGATGGGATCCGGCTGGTGTCCGTCGTCGGTCCCGCGGTTCCGGTCGCGCCCGGCAACGCCGTGTACGACGGCGGGACGAGCGGGGACGTGTTCGTGCGGGAGGCCTCGGGGCCGGTGGCACGGGGGGTCGGGCGGCCCGGGGAGGTGGTCTTCCCGGACTTCACACACGCGCGTGTGCGGAAGTGGTGGGGCGGGTTCTACGAGGAGCGGCTGGGGCAGGGGTTCGCGGGGTTCTGGCACGACCTGGACGAGCCCACCTCGTTCGCCGCGTTCGGGGAGTCGACGCTGCCGCGTTCGGCTCGGCACTCTCTGGAGGGGCGGGGCGGCGACCACCGGGAGGCGCACAACGTGTACGCGCTGTGCATGGCCCGCGCCGGGTACGAGGGGGTGCGGACTCTGGCGCCCGAAAAGCGGCCGTTCGTCTTCTCGCACTCCGGGTGGGCCGGCATGCAGCGTTACGGCGGCACGTGGTCCGGGAACGTCGCCACGGGCTGGCCCGGGCTGCGGGCGTCGCTGTCGCTGGTGTTGGGGCTCGGGCTGTGCGGGGTGCCGTATGCGGGGCCGGATGTGGGCGGGGCCGGCGGGAGTCCGCCACCGGAGCTGTATCTACGGTGGTTGCAACTGGCTGCCTATCTTCCGCTGTTCCGCACGCACGCGCGGCCGGGACTCGGGGAGCCGTGGGAGTTCGGTGCCGAGGTGCTGGAGCACGCGCGCGTGGCGCTCGTCGAACGGCGGCGGCTGCTGCCCTACTTCGTGACGCTGGCGCATCTGACCCGGCGTACGGGTGCGCCGTATGTGCGTCCGCTGTGGTGGTCGACGCCGGAGGAGCGGGTGTTGCGGGACTGCGAGGACGCCTTCCTGCTGGGCGACTGTCTGCTGGTGGCTCCGGTGCTGGCCCCTGGGGCGGACCGGCGGGCGGTGCGGTTGCCGCGCGGACGCTGGTACGACGTGGTCACGGAGCGGGCGTACGACGGGCCGGCGCAGGTTCTCGTCGATGCCCCTCTGGCACGGATTCCGGTGTTCGCACGCGCAGGAGCCGTGCTTCCGGTGCGTGGGGAGGACGGCGGGCCGGCACTGGAGGTGTGGGCGCCCGCGCGGGGGCGGACCGGCGGTGGCCTGGTCGTGCCGGACGCGGGCGACGGCTGGGTGGAACCGGAGATCGAGCGGTACGTCTCGCGTTGGGTGGGGGGACGGGTGGTCGTGGAACGGGAGGGCGAGGACGGCGTGGGCGAGCCGTCCCGCCCGGTCCACGTACGCGGGCTCGTGGAGCGCTCGGATCAGATGTAG
- a CDS encoding roadblock/LC7 domain-containing protein produces MTAPKTTGHTATRSGELNWLLDDLVDRVASIRKAVVLSGDGLATGSSKDLTREDSEHLAAVASGFHSLAKGVGRHFEAGSVRQTVVELDDAFLFVTAAGDGSCLAVLSDADSDVGQVAYEMTLLVKRVGVHLGTAPRTDLPSGG; encoded by the coding sequence ATGACCGCACCGAAGACGACCGGCCACACCGCGACCAGGTCCGGGGAGCTCAACTGGCTCCTCGACGACCTGGTGGACCGTGTCGCGAGCATCCGCAAGGCGGTCGTCCTGTCCGGCGACGGCCTGGCGACCGGGTCATCCAAGGACCTGACCAGGGAGGACAGCGAACACCTGGCCGCCGTGGCATCCGGTTTCCACAGCCTCGCCAAGGGCGTGGGCCGTCACTTCGAGGCGGGCAGCGTCCGGCAGACCGTCGTCGAACTCGACGACGCCTTCCTGTTCGTCACGGCCGCCGGAGACGGCAGTTGCCTGGCCGTACTGTCGGACGCCGACTCCGACGTCGGCCAGGTCGCCTACGAGATGACCCTCCTCGTCAAGCGGGTCGGCGTGCACCTGGGCACCGCCCCGCGCACCGATCTGCCTTCGGGTGGGTAA
- a CDS encoding M15 family metallopeptidase has translation MTRLSTTLRGLVTTFAALLAVTAVPATAQAKPGPRAPEDFVALRSVSPTIIQEMRYTTPHNFVGERIDGYRQPLCILSRPAAEALHRAQTRLLRQGYSLKVYDCYRPQRAVDHFVRWAEDLDDQRMKAEFYPEIDKTRLFADGYIAGKSGHSRGSTVDLTLVRLPAKPTRPYHPGQPLVPCFAPQDERFPDNSVDMGTGYDCFDTRSHTLDPRIQGPQRANRLLLKNTLEDVGLVNLPEEWWHFTYKPEPYPDTYFDFPVSAKSLAGRR, from the coding sequence ATGACACGACTCTCCACCACGCTCCGCGGCCTGGTCACCACCTTCGCGGCCCTGCTCGCCGTCACGGCCGTCCCCGCCACCGCCCAGGCCAAGCCGGGGCCAAGGGCCCCGGAGGACTTCGTGGCCCTGAGAAGCGTCTCTCCGACGATCATCCAGGAGATGCGCTATACCACCCCGCACAACTTCGTCGGCGAGCGCATCGACGGCTACCGGCAACCCCTGTGCATCCTCAGCCGCCCCGCCGCCGAAGCCCTGCACCGGGCACAGACCCGGCTGCTGCGCCAGGGCTACTCCCTGAAGGTGTACGACTGCTACCGGCCGCAGCGCGCCGTCGACCACTTCGTCCGCTGGGCCGAAGACCTCGACGACCAGAGGATGAAGGCCGAGTTCTACCCGGAGATCGACAAGACCCGCCTCTTCGCGGACGGCTACATCGCCGGGAAGTCCGGCCACAGCCGCGGCTCCACCGTGGACCTGACACTGGTGAGGCTCCCGGCGAAGCCCACCCGGCCGTACCACCCCGGGCAGCCCCTGGTGCCCTGCTTCGCTCCCCAGGACGAGCGCTTCCCCGACAACTCCGTCGACATGGGCACCGGCTACGACTGCTTCGACACCCGCTCCCACACCCTCGACCCCCGTATCCAGGGCCCCCAACGAGCCAACCGGCTGCTGCTCAAGAACACCCTTGAGGACGTCGGCCTGGTGAACCTCCCCGAGGAGTGGTGGCACTTCACCTACAAGCCCGAGCCCTACCCGGACACCTACTTCGACTTCCCCGTCTCCGCGAAGTCGCTTGCCGGCCGCCGCTGA
- a CDS encoding DUF742 domain-containing protein, giving the protein MSADGQGRNHWFDDEAGPVVRPYAMTRGRTTSAAQHRLDLIAVVVTEPHADDPEADVTLGPEHVDIVELCRDTPQSVAELAAELDLPIGVVRVLVGDLVDVELVHVNRPVPPAELPDENILRDVISGLRAL; this is encoded by the coding sequence ATGAGCGCAGACGGTCAGGGAAGAAACCACTGGTTCGACGACGAGGCCGGCCCCGTCGTCCGTCCGTACGCCATGACGCGCGGCCGCACCACCAGCGCGGCCCAGCACCGCCTCGACCTGATCGCGGTGGTCGTCACGGAACCCCACGCGGACGATCCGGAGGCGGACGTCACGCTCGGCCCGGAGCACGTGGACATCGTCGAACTCTGCCGGGACACCCCCCAGTCGGTCGCCGAACTCGCCGCCGAGCTCGACCTGCCCATCGGGGTCGTGCGGGTCCTGGTAGGAGACCTGGTGGACGTCGAACTCGTCCACGTGAACCGGCCCGTCCCCCCGGCCGAACTGCCGGACGAGAACATATTGCGCGACGTGATCAGCGGACTGAGGGCACTGTGA
- a CDS encoding GGDEF domain-containing protein, with amino-acid sequence MRSWTDTLRFAFQPVVNLMTGGVAALEILARPETGDVLAEARRDPEIDGHLAVAAFRAAVRKETLLPLHVNVFAGTLADLGGLQGLHDAVRQAGRLPWEVTVDVCPPYTHVPRQALLEAASVLRGQGFRICADGVGDGDAPLRLLTDLAPELVKLDASLLARPAAVRAMRVLCDELGALLSVEGVETESQCAAARAAGAQLAQGELFAPPARLPAADVYVPPGSPGVVPAPRSGPSVRQFVRPAALLPATASAGQVRALLTGSPDVSGVLLVDRNGVPVRSVHRSRFLLSMSGRYGHALYADRPAAKLSDPPRTVGVDATAWEVLDVVAVGGRGRTSDDVAVVDAYGRCVGVVRLADLVRALAESRVEEAAGLNPLTRLPGSDAITGEVDRRIADGRAFALSWLDVDHFKQVNDGAGFAAGDELIRAVGRALSQTAAGSTRVGHIGGDDFLVLTEPEGLDGLAASVLDVPWSAGGRPVTLSLATVLCPPGSVADHRQAAACLAPLKQAAKALRGASWVLGRAGAPGHEVRRGSDRTTATATAGRGGRLGGADG; translated from the coding sequence GTGCGCTCCTGGACGGATACTCTCCGCTTCGCCTTCCAACCGGTGGTCAACCTGATGACCGGCGGGGTCGCGGCGCTGGAGATACTCGCCCGCCCGGAGACCGGCGATGTCCTGGCCGAGGCGCGCCGCGACCCCGAGATCGACGGCCATCTGGCGGTGGCGGCGTTCCGCGCGGCGGTGCGCAAGGAGACGCTGCTGCCGCTGCACGTCAACGTGTTCGCGGGCACGCTCGCCGACCTGGGCGGCCTCCAGGGACTCCACGACGCCGTACGTCAGGCGGGGCGGCTGCCGTGGGAAGTGACGGTCGACGTCTGTCCGCCGTACACGCATGTGCCCCGGCAGGCGCTGCTGGAGGCGGCGAGCGTCTTGCGCGGCCAGGGGTTCCGGATCTGTGCGGACGGGGTCGGTGACGGGGACGCGCCGCTGCGGCTGCTGACGGATCTGGCGCCGGAGCTGGTGAAGCTCGACGCGTCGCTGCTGGCACGGCCGGCGGCCGTGCGGGCGATGCGGGTGCTGTGCGACGAGCTGGGGGCGCTGCTGTCCGTCGAGGGCGTGGAGACGGAGTCGCAGTGCGCTGCCGCGCGGGCGGCCGGGGCGCAGTTGGCGCAGGGCGAGTTGTTCGCGCCACCCGCGCGGCTGCCCGCGGCGGACGTGTATGTCCCGCCCGGCTCCCCCGGCGTCGTGCCCGCGCCGCGTTCGGGGCCGTCGGTACGGCAGTTCGTGCGGCCGGCCGCCCTGCTGCCCGCGACCGCGTCCGCCGGTCAGGTGCGGGCACTGCTCACCGGGTCGCCGGACGTTTCCGGGGTGCTGCTCGTGGACCGGAACGGGGTACCCGTGCGGTCGGTGCACCGCTCCCGCTTCCTGTTGTCGATGTCGGGGCGCTACGGGCACGCCCTGTACGCCGACCGGCCCGCCGCGAAGCTGAGCGACCCGCCCCGGACGGTGGGCGTCGACGCGACGGCCTGGGAGGTGCTGGACGTGGTGGCCGTCGGCGGCCGGGGCCGTACGTCGGACGACGTGGCCGTGGTCGACGCGTACGGGCGGTGCGTGGGCGTCGTACGGCTCGCGGATCTTGTGCGGGCGCTGGCCGAGAGCCGGGTGGAGGAGGCGGCCGGGCTCAATCCGCTGACCAGGCTGCCCGGTTCGGACGCGATCACGGGTGAGGTGGACCGGCGGATCGCGGACGGGCGGGCGTTCGCGCTGAGCTGGCTCGACGTGGATCACTTCAAGCAGGTCAACGACGGGGCCGGATTCGCGGCGGGCGACGAGCTGATCCGGGCGGTCGGGCGGGCCCTGTCGCAGACGGCGGCGGGATCCACGCGCGTGGGCCACATCGGGGGTGACGACTTCCTGGTGCTCACCGAACCGGAAGGGCTGGATGGGCTGGCCGCCTCCGTGCTGGACGTGCCGTGGTCGGCCGGCGGGCGGCCGGTGACGCTGTCGCTGGCGACGGTCCTGTGTCCACCGGGCAGTGTGGCGGACCACCGGCAGGCGGCGGCCTGTCTGGCTCCTCTGAAGCAGGCCGCGAAGGCGCTGCGCGGGGCGAGTTGGGTGCTGGGTCGGGCGGGGGCGCCGGGGCACGAGGTCCGGCGCGGCTCGGACCGGACGACGGCGACGGCGACGGCGGGGCGCGGTGGGCGCCTCGGCGGGGCCGATGGCTGA
- the glpK gene encoding glycerol kinase GlpK has product MTDHSTKYVAAIDQGTTSSRCIIFDQDGAVVAVDQREHRQIFPKPGWVEHDATEIWSKVQAVVAGALARAGLRADRLSALGITNQRETTVLWDRATGKPVHNAIVWQDTRTSALCRQLGGADGQDRFREQTGLPLASYFSGPKVAWLLDNVPGLRARAERGEIAFGTIDSWLIWNLTGGTDGGRHVTDVTNAGRTMLMDLRSLQWAPSVLSAMNIPEAVLPEIRSSAEVYGTAVGQLAGVPVASALGDQQAAVFGQACYDVGTAKNTYGTGSFLLLNTGERPVPSKSGLLTTMGYKIGDEAPVYCLEGSIAITGALVQWLRDQLGIIRSAEEIEPLAASVADNGGAYIVPAFSGLFAPYWRSDARGVVTGLTRYVTRAHLARAVLEATSWQTREVVDAMYQDSGVRITTLKVDGGMTKNDLLMQHQADVLGVPVIRPRVSETTCLGAAYAAGLATGVWQGLDELKTHWQRDVEWAPAMEASVRDREYRNWRKAVEKSFGWMEDGDGDG; this is encoded by the coding sequence ATGACGGACCACTCCACGAAGTACGTCGCCGCAATCGACCAGGGCACCACCTCGAGCCGCTGCATCATCTTCGACCAGGACGGCGCTGTCGTCGCCGTCGACCAGCGCGAGCACCGTCAGATCTTTCCCAAGCCCGGCTGGGTGGAACACGACGCCACCGAGATCTGGTCCAAGGTGCAGGCCGTGGTCGCCGGGGCGCTCGCCAGGGCCGGGCTGCGCGCCGACCGGCTCAGCGCACTGGGCATCACCAACCAGCGCGAGACGACGGTCCTGTGGGACCGGGCGACCGGCAAGCCGGTGCACAACGCCATCGTGTGGCAGGACACCCGTACCTCCGCGCTGTGCCGCCAGTTGGGCGGCGCGGACGGGCAGGACCGTTTCCGCGAGCAGACCGGACTGCCGCTGGCCAGCTACTTCTCCGGGCCCAAGGTGGCCTGGCTGCTCGACAACGTGCCCGGTCTCAGGGCCCGCGCCGAGCGTGGTGAGATCGCGTTCGGCACCATCGACTCCTGGCTGATCTGGAATCTCACCGGCGGCACCGACGGCGGGCGGCACGTCACCGACGTGACCAACGCCGGGCGCACCATGCTGATGGACCTCCGGTCCCTTCAGTGGGCCCCGTCGGTCCTGTCGGCGATGAACATCCCCGAGGCCGTGCTCCCCGAGATCAGGTCCTCCGCCGAGGTGTACGGCACCGCCGTCGGCCAGCTCGCCGGGGTGCCGGTGGCCTCCGCCCTGGGTGACCAGCAGGCGGCCGTGTTCGGACAGGCCTGCTACGACGTGGGCACGGCGAAGAACACGTACGGCACGGGCAGTTTCCTGCTGCTCAACACCGGCGAGCGGCCGGTACCGTCGAAGAGCGGGCTGCTGACCACCATGGGTTACAAGATCGGTGACGAGGCGCCCGTCTATTGCCTGGAGGGGTCGATCGCCATCACGGGGGCGCTGGTGCAGTGGCTCCGCGACCAGCTCGGCATCATCCGCAGCGCCGAGGAGATCGAGCCGTTGGCGGCGAGCGTGGCGGACAACGGGGGCGCGTACATCGTGCCCGCCTTCTCCGGGCTGTTCGCGCCGTACTGGCGGTCGGACGCGCGGGGTGTCGTCACCGGGCTCACCCGATACGTCACCAGAGCTCATCTCGCGCGCGCGGTGCTGGAGGCGACGAGCTGGCAGACGCGTGAGGTCGTGGACGCCATGTACCAGGACTCCGGGGTGCGCATCACGACCCTGAAGGTCGACGGCGGCATGACCAAGAACGATCTGCTGATGCAGCACCAGGCGGACGTGCTGGGCGTACCGGTGATCCGGCCCCGGGTCTCCGAGACGACCTGCCTGGGTGCGGCGTACGCGGCCGGACTGGCCACCGGCGTGTGGCAGGGCCTCGACGAACTCAAGACGCACTGGCAGCGGGACGTCGAGTGGGCGCCCGCCATGGAGGCGTCGGTACGGGACCGTGAGTACCGCAACTGGCGCAAGGCGGTGGAGAAGAGCTTCGGCTGGATGGAGGACGGCGACGGCGACGGATAG
- a CDS encoding NUDIX domain-containing protein, with protein sequence MSETETSVPNSAPDSHCSSCGTPYGEGVSGWPRTCPACGTAAYRNPLPVAVALQPVYDTQGTALVVVTRTVSPARGGVALPGGYVDDREDWRQAVVRELKEETGIDAASRDVRLADAMSSPDGHLLLFGLLPERSAEGFPPSTATDETEGWHLLRRAEELAFPLHTRAVRAWFEGRYI encoded by the coding sequence GTGTCCGAAACCGAAACCTCCGTTCCCAACTCCGCACCGGACTCCCACTGTTCGAGCTGCGGAACGCCCTACGGAGAGGGCGTCTCCGGCTGGCCCCGCACCTGCCCCGCGTGCGGCACCGCGGCCTACCGCAACCCGCTGCCGGTCGCGGTCGCCCTCCAGCCCGTGTACGACACCCAGGGCACCGCCCTGGTCGTCGTCACCCGCACCGTGTCCCCCGCGCGCGGGGGCGTCGCACTGCCCGGCGGCTACGTCGACGACCGGGAGGACTGGCGGCAGGCCGTCGTCCGTGAACTCAAGGAGGAGACGGGCATCGACGCCGCGAGCCGCGACGTACGGCTCGCCGACGCCATGAGCTCGCCCGACGGCCACCTGCTGCTCTTCGGCCTCCTCCCCGAGCGGTCCGCCGAGGGTTTCCCGCCGTCCACCGCCACGGACGAGACCGAGGGATGGCACCTCCTTCGCAGGGCGGAGGAACTCGCCTTCCCCCTCCACACCCGGGCCGTGCGGGCCTGGTTCGAGGGCCGCTACATCTGA
- a CDS encoding GTP-binding protein yields the protein MIFGRSQRGKPPVEPVTLKILVAGGFGVGKTTLVGAVSEIRPLRTEELLTEAGRPVDDLSGVEGKHTTTVAMDFGRITLREDLVLYLFGTPGQERFWFMWDELSEGALGAVVLADTRRLEDCFAAVDYFERRSIPFLVGVNCFEGSARYPADTVRQALDLDAEVPLVVCDARDRESVKEVLIGVVQHAMAQAADRRKAVTT from the coding sequence ATGATCTTCGGGCGTTCTCAGCGCGGCAAGCCGCCGGTCGAGCCCGTCACGCTAAAGATCCTGGTGGCCGGCGGCTTCGGCGTCGGCAAGACCACCCTCGTCGGCGCGGTGAGCGAGATCAGACCGCTGCGTACCGAGGAACTGCTCACCGAGGCCGGGCGGCCGGTCGACGACCTCAGCGGTGTGGAGGGCAAGCACACCACCACGGTGGCCATGGACTTCGGGCGGATCACACTGCGCGAGGACCTGGTGCTGTACCTTTTCGGCACCCCCGGCCAGGAGCGGTTCTGGTTCATGTGGGACGAACTCTCCGAGGGCGCGCTCGGAGCCGTCGTCCTGGCCGACACCCGCCGCCTGGAGGACTGCTTCGCCGCCGTCGACTACTTCGAGCGCCGCTCCATACCGTTCCTGGTCGGCGTCAACTGCTTCGAGGGATCGGCCCGCTACCCCGCGGACACCGTCCGCCAGGCCCTCGACCTCGACGCCGAGGTGCCCCTGGTGGTGTGCGACGCCCGTGACCGGGAGTCGGTCAAGGAGGTACTCATCGGCGTGGTCCAGCACGCCATGGCCCAGGCGGCGGACCGCCGCAAGGCCGTCACCACCTGA